A region from the Mycoplasmopsis phocirhinis genome encodes:
- a CDS encoding alpha-ketoacid dehydrogenase subunit beta, which translates to METVKLNNIGAITNALEVMMERDKSIIVYGEDAGFEGGVFRATQGLQKKFGVDRVFDAPISESAIVGSALGSAMAGLRPVAEIQFSGFVFYGLGQLFPNAARMRNRSRGKLCAPLVLRMPVGGGVKALEHHSEALEALFTHIPGLKVVMPATPYDTKGLLISAIEDNDPVVFLEHKHDYRAFKEEIPAGYYTLEIGKADVKVEGDDLTLVTYGHMLHETTAALKLLREEGKEYSVEVIDLRSLKPLDTKTVVESVKKTGRLLVVSESVQSGSITAEIITRVNEEAFDNLVAAPVRLNAPDVTVPLPALENEFGVNKDKIATVIKEILG; encoded by the coding sequence ATGGAAACAGTTAAATTAAATAACATTGGTGCCATCACTAACGCTTTAGAAGTTATGATGGAGAGAGATAAATCTATTATTGTTTATGGTGAAGACGCAGGTTTTGAAGGTGGTGTATTCCGTGCAACACAAGGGTTACAAAAAAAATTCGGTGTAGATAGAGTATTCGATGCTCCAATTTCTGAATCAGCTATTGTTGGTTCTGCATTAGGTTCAGCTATGGCAGGTTTAAGACCAGTTGCCGAAATTCAATTCTCAGGTTTTGTATTCTACGGTTTAGGACAATTATTCCCAAATGCTGCTCGTATGAGAAACAGATCACGTGGTAAACTTTGCGCACCATTGGTATTAAGAATGCCAGTTGGTGGAGGGGTTAAAGCTCTAGAACACCACTCAGAAGCTCTTGAAGCATTATTCACACACATTCCAGGTTTAAAAGTAGTTATGCCTGCTACACCTTATGATACAAAAGGTTTATTAATTTCAGCTATTGAAGATAATGACCCAGTTGTATTCTTGGAACACAAACATGACTACCGTGCTTTCAAAGAAGAAATTCCTGCTGGTTACTATACACTTGAAATTGGTAAAGCAGATGTTAAAGTTGAAGGTGATGATTTAACACTTGTAACTTATGGACACATGTTACACGAAACAACTGCTGCACTAAAATTATTAAGAGAAGAAGGAAAAGAATACTCAGTTGAAGTTATTGACTTAAGAAGTTTAAAACCTCTTGACACAAAAACAGTTGTTGAATCAGTTAAGAAAACAGGTCGTTTATTAGTTGTTTCAGAATCAGTTCAATCAGGTTCAATTACAGCTGAAATTATTACTCGTGTTAACGAAGAAGCATTTGACAACTTAGTTGCTGCTCCAGTTCGTTTAAACGCGCCTGACGTTACAGTTCCTTTACCAGCACTAGAAAATGAATTTGGTGTTAATAAAGATAAAATTGCTACAGTAATTAAAGAAATTTTAGGATAA
- the rpsT gene encoding 30S ribosomal protein S20 — MANIKSKIKHIAKSEQNRLRNNAMKTRVRKAIRAAREAVLSKDEKATELVQKAHSIIATAVQKGVFHPNKGARKSSRLDKFVNTQNAVVQTQ; from the coding sequence ATGGCAAATATTAAATCAAAAATTAAACACATTGCTAAATCTGAACAAAACAGATTAAGAAACAACGCAATGAAAACAAGAGTGCGTAAAGCAATTAGAGCAGCAAGGGAAGCTGTTTTATCTAAAGATGAAAAAGCAACTGAATTAGTACAAAAAGCACATTCAATTATTGCTACTGCTGTACAAAAAGGTGTTTTTCACCCTAATAAAGGTGCTAGAAAATCTTCACGTTTAGATAAATTTGTTAACACTCAAAATGCTGTTGTTCAAACACAATAA